Below is a genomic region from Trichoderma asperellum chromosome 2, complete sequence.
GCATATCGTCTCTGGCGTTGTTGCGGAATCGCATCTTGCTCTGGAGTGCGAGCTGGATGAGCCACGGGCGAGGTGGTGGTCTCTGGCGTTTGCAGGAATGCATCGCACTCCGACTGCAGGCTGAATGCCCCGTCAAGATCAAACAGGCTGTAGAGGTCGGGGGTGTCCATGGCCGTTGATGCGGGAGATGTATCTTGAAAGCCACCTCTCGACAAGACTGCACGAATCTTCGTGGTGAGCTGGACATGGATGGAAGAGAGGCGATGACTGGGCGTGTATGGCGTTTGCGGCGTCTACGGCGCGGTGCTAACACGACCTAGCACGGTCAAGGATGGTCCCGCCAATTCGCACAGAATGCATGAGATGAAATGGCAAAGGCTCGGTTTATCATGAGTAAAAGCATTACTGTGATGGCATCCGTCATCTGCAGAAATGGTCCATTTCATTTCTGCGGTGTGGTGTCTCCTGATACTCGCTGTATGGATACCTTCTCTATGGATCGGATATCTCGAAGCACTTATCTTTGACAGATGCAGTCGCAAAGAGGATGCCAAATTAAAATGGCTAGACTATGCCGCTCTACACGCCGTTGACGCCGTACTTGACTCGAAGAATGCATGCGGAGGTGAGGAAACGATGTTTACACAAGGAATATACTTGATCATATCAAGTAGATTCCCATTCTCACTTCAACCCTACGTCTCTAGAGTGATGAAACATCGTCGGTCTGTTAGCGTTGCGCATATGAACAACAGCATCTTCGCATCCTCTTACCGAAATATCGCAAACAAGCCCACCATCATCCTCATTGGAATCAATCCAGAATGGGTGAAACCCGTCCCGGCTGCAAAGAGGACTTTTGTTCCGCTAGCCAAAGTGACGATGGAACAGCATTGCCCCAAAACGATAGACATGATACCATGAAGCAAGACTTCGACACCGGTGTCAAAGCTTGGCTACAAGTCCTCGggtcttttttcctttacttcAGTTCATGGTATGAGTGCACACTGTTGTCTATTCTCAATCTTTGTCTCACGGTTTCATATCCAGGGGAATCATCAACTCCTTTGGAGTGTTCGAAACGTACTATGAGCAACGCATTCTATCACACATGTCGCCGTCATCCATTGCTTGGATTGGATCCGTTCAGTCAGCCCTGCTCATGGTAGTTGGCGTCATTAGCGGCCCGCTCTTTGACGCAGGATATTTCTATCTCTTTTACCAACCGgcacttttcttcttgttcttggcatgatgatgacgagccTCTCAACAAAATACTATTAGATCATGCTGGCACAGGGCATCTGTGTTGGGATTGGAGCTGGCTTCTTGTTCGTTCCATCGGTTGCGCTCCTACCGCAATATTTTCACAAGAGGCGAGCTCTGGCAAATGGCATTGCTGCATCCGGCAGTAGTATTGGCGGAGTCCTTTTCCCCATCATGTTTCGTCAGCTTGAAGTAAAGATAGGATTCCCCTGGGCGACCCGCACTAttgctttgctttctctCGCGACTTGTGTCATTTCCATTGGTGTAATGCGACAGCGTTTCAAACCACAGGAAAAAagagcgctgctgcagctttctgCATTCAGAGAAGCTCAATACTCGCTCTTTTGCTTGGCCTGCTTCCTAGGTTTCCTAGGCTTTTATAACTTTCTAGTTTACGTACAGCCTTTTGCGATCGAAACTGGGGTTGTGGATGCTAACATTGGCTTCTATCTTGTTGCAATCTTAAATGCTGCGTCGACATTTGGCCGGTTCGGTCCAAACTTTGTTGCGGATTACGCAGGGTCACTTAATATCCTCTTCCCAGCATTGACTATTACGGCTATTCTAGCATACTGTTGGGTTGCTGTAAACAGTGCCTCGGGAATCATCGCGCTTTCTGCGTTGTACGGATTCTTCTCAGGAGCGTTCGTGTCCTTGATAGCGGTGGTCATGATGGAGATTACTCAGGACATCCGCAAGCTTCGGCTTGGGATGTGCTTTGCACTCGAGTCTATTGGGTTACTGATTGGAACTCCAATCGGCGGGACCATAGTCAATCGTACTGGGTCGTATCTTGGTGTCCAGTTGTTCTGCGGCTCGTGTCTTGCTGCCTGCGCTGTAATTCTACTCAGCGTCCGGTTGTTGCGGAGTGGGCCGACACTTATGTACAAGACATAGTTTGAAGTTTGCGTTGTGTAAGACACAAGATTTCAATAGGTATTTATCCTGCATAACATCAAGATGGAATAAAGCAGATATGCTTAACAGATAAACGGAAAATTTGTCTCAAAGATTCAGGAAAATATTCCGACATCGACGATCACTGACCCGGAGACGCGCGTTACATTGTCGGTGGAAGATCTGATTCCTCCCACGGCATGACTCACAATACAGGACAATTGCTACCATATATCACTTTGCGTGTGATGATGGGAGCTAATGGCCCCTGTTATCCAAGTTGACTGTTTCGCAGTGATGAAGCCAATAAAAACCACAATGCAATCAACAAACGGAATATATCATACTGTAACTCAAATTTTGAACTTGTTTATTATATGGGCCTGGATTCAGAACGCACAGTTACTTTCGTGGCTGAttgttttccatcttcattaGTCCATCTCAGGCCACCGGCTACCCACGAATACATGAACAAACAACCCATTATACGATATGACCATTACGAGAAAGACGGCTTATCCCGCAACTCTCTGGCTCACACCAGCTATAGATTGCACCCATTCCACCCTCGAGCGCGTAAACACCTCTGCATCAAATACCGCAGTTGATATAATCCTGCGACTGTCATCCAAAGTTCCAGCCTTGACAACTCTATTGGGCCCGCAATTAGCAGATTCACGCCATATCGTACTACCGCAATCACCACAAAAGTAGCTATTGATAATGTTGCCAGAATCAGCAACTTTATTGAACACTTTTGGCGTACCAGTAGTTACTTGGAATGCCGCTTCAGGAATAAGAAGATTAACACTATAGTTGCTGCCACTAATCTTGCGGCAATCGCTGCAGTGACAGAGAACCTGTGATTAAAGTAACCCCAAGTTAGCCACTTT
It encodes:
- a CDS encoding uncharacterized protein (TransMembrane:1 (o6-31i)), producing the protein MVHFISAVWCLLILAVWIPSLWIGYLEALIFDRCSRKEDAKLKWLDYAALHAVDAVLDSKNACGGEETMFTQGIYLIISSRFPFSLQPYVSRVMKHRRSVSVAHMNNSIFASSYRNIANKPTIILIGINPEWVKPVPAAKRTFVPLAKVTMEQHCPKTIDMIP